CGTATAGGCCGGTTGGGTCCCAATGCGGGCATTGTTGAGGTAGATCAATGCCTCTGGATCATTGCGATTTTGTTGCAACGACAGTTGGAATTGCTGGATCGCCTCCGTATAGTTGCCAGCCGCCATTGCCGCCACCCCGGCCTGTTTCGCTGCCGTTGGCTGTGGAGTGAGTACCCGGTTCCCCGTACTGATCGGCTCATTGCCCCCCATTCCGGGCAAGCTGATGGGGGAACCGCCTCCCGGTAACGTCAGGGGTGTCTGCTGCCGAAAGAAGAACCAATAAACCCCCCCGCCCAACAGGATCAGGAAGAGGATGATATAAACGATCGGCGGCGGACCACTGCGTTGCGACATGGATTGACCTCTCAGTAACGATGCTCCGGCGGAGATGTTCCGCAAACGGTCGGCTGGTCCCAAGGGCGAACTTAGGGAAAGAGACGGGCTAGCCAGCTAAAGAATAAACGATAAAAGACGGCGATCGCTGTACCTAGCAGGGCCAGGACGCTCAATAACAGCAGAAAATTGACCGATGGCGGGCTAGCAGGGAGTAAAAATGGAATCACCCCCACAATGGCTGGGATGGGAGCAATCAAAAACAGGAGAGCTAGGGCCACCAGGAGGAGGACTCCCAGAAAAGAGAAATTAAAAAACCAAGGAAATTGGATCAGGGTCATTTCCGCCAAGAGGGCCAACCAGAACCCTAATCCGATCGGGGTCAGGGCCAGATTGGCCGGGGCTAAACTGCTGATCATCACTGCCAACACGCCACACACGGCCCCCATCAAAGCTGCTTTTCCTAGAAAACCAACGCTCCAGAGGCCAGGGGATGTAGAGGAAGTGCCTGACGAGGCGGGCGGGCGTTGGGCAACGGGTGGCGGCACCGCTCGCGCTGGTACGGGGGCTGGTGCGGGGGGCGCCGATGCGATCGGGGCTGAGGGCGGCATGGGAGCTACAGGTGGACCCGGCACGGCTGCGGCCACGGGAGGTGACGGGGCCGCTGGCGGCACTGGCGCAGGTGAGGACGATCGGCTGGCAGGGGACGATCGCGGCAACAGACTAGACTGCTGTTGCTTCAGAACCGCCAACACCGCCGCCGCCGAGGCAAAGCGATCATTGGGCACAGGCTGTAACATGCGATCGAGGACTGCCGCCAGGGAAGGGTCCAGTTGGGGCACGTGCGATCGCCACCGCCAGGTATTGTGGTAGCCATCATAAAGTTCCAGGGGGTCCTTGCCCGTCAGCAGCGAGATACAGGTTACAGCAAGGGCATAGAGATCGGTCGAGGGATACACCTGACTGCCCGCCATCTGCTCCGGTGGCGCATAGCCCTGGGAATAGATCCCCGTCGAAGCTTGCCGTTGCCCCCCGCCACCCTTGGTCGCCTGCTTGACTGCCCCAAAGTCCAGCAGGTAAATCGTGCCATCACGGCTGCGCATGATATTCGACGGCTTAATATCCCGGTGAATTGAGCCATTCTCATGGACAAACTGAAGGATTTTGAGAATTTCCGTCAGAATGTGGCGCACTTCCTCCTGGGAGAAGGCCCCCCGTTGAGCCAGTTCATCCTCCAGAGTTTGACCATCAATAAATTCCTGCACCAGGTAGAAATATTCCTCCTGCCCACTGCCATTGGCACTGGGAACGGTTAAGGGAAAAAAGGCGAACAGGTCGGGGATCTGGGGATGTTTGTTACCCAGTTCTTCCAGAACTTCGGCTTCCCGTTCAAAGAGGCTCTGGGCAATTTTCAGTTGGGCCGGATTCAAATCCCCTGCTGGCTGAAACAGTTTCACCACACAGGGCCGTAGCCCCGGCGTATAGCGATCGCGCGCCAGGAACGCTGCCCCAAAACCGCCTTGCCCCAGCAACCGTTGCGGCAGATAGCGCCCCACCAGGATCAGGGGCATCCCACAGGCCGTACAGTACTTTTGCTGGGTAGTGAGCAGGGTATTGCGATCGTCTAGATCCGGGTAGACATTACGCGGACGCGGACAGCCAGGACGGGTGCAGTAAAGCTCCATGAGCAGGAATTAAGAACTGGGAAGGGTCAGAGACGGCACATCAGATGCCGCCTGCGCAGGCGCTTCTGCCCGCAGCGGCGGCGATAGATCATCCGTCAGAGATTGTTCCGACGTGGGGGTGGGTATCGCCGTAGCCGGGGTCAAATTTGCCTGATTAGCAAACAGCGGCAGAATCTCCTGACTAAAGGCTTCGGCAGCCTTCGAGCGATACCGGTTCGGGTTGGAGATAACCGACAGAACCCGCTTAATCACCACCGAATCGATCCGGGTCCGATGCAAGGTCCCCATTTGCAGTTCCCGCTCGATCGCCGTCACCGAGACAAACGCTGCCCCCAGCCCCGACTGCACCGCATTCTTGATCGCCTCGATCGAATTCAACTCCATTTCGATCTTCAGCCGCCGCATCTCAATCCCCGATCGGGTGAGCACTTGATCAATCACCTTGCGGATCGTGGACTGGGAATCCAGGGCAATAAACTGAAGTTTGTACAGATCATCCCGTTGAATTTTGTCAACCTGCGCGAGGGGGTGAGAGGTTGGTAAAATTAAAGCAAGTTCATCTTCGGCATACGGCACAATTTGCAGCGAATCTTGCAACTCTGCGGGCACTTCACCGCCAATGATCGCCATGTCTACCTGACCATTGGCGACACTCCAGGAGGTGCGTCGGGTTGAATGCACATGGAGTTGCACCGCCACATCTGGGTAGCGTTGCCGGAACAACCCAATCATGCGGGGCAAGAGGTAAGTCCCAGTGGTTTGACTAGCCCCAATAATCAGGGTGCCCCCTTGCAGATTTTGCAGATCCTCGATCGCCCGGCAGGTCTCTTGACACAAGGACAGAATCCGTTCGCCATAACTGAGCAGGAGGTGGCCGGCTTCCGTTAACTGAGCACGCCGTCCCCCCCGGTCAAACAGGGGCACATCCAATTGGCGCTCCAGGTTCTGCACCTGTAAGCTGACAGCAGGTTGCGAAACATAAAGGCTATCGGCAGCCCGCTTAAAGCTACCCTCAGCAGCGATCGCCCTGAGAATGCGGAGCTGGTCTAGGGTAAAGGGGAGGTCAGCCATAGGAGTCAACAAGATAGATTCAGCAAAGCAAAACAAGCATCAGCCCAACGCTGCCCGCCAAGGGCTAAGGACCTGGAAATTAATGCGGAGAGAGGCAAGCTAGCATGGAATAAAGACAGTAGGTCAGCAGAGAGCATCTCGTATGTGCATCTTATGACGACGCTGGCTCAACTACAAGAAATTCTTATCGTTTTTACCCAAACCTGGGAAGATCAGGGTCAGCAAATTTAAGCAACTTAACTTTTGAGCGTTAGTTCTATGAAAAAGGAGGTTATCCGGGAGTTTTTGAACCTACCGGGCATTGCCGGAGTCGCCCTGATGGATGGGCGATCGCGCCCCTACTTTTTGGGCGTCGATCAGGCGCTCAATTTTCAGCAAAAGGAAGCCCTTGCCCAAGGCATTCGCCAGGTGGTTGAAACCACTCCCGACAACTTCGGGGTGTTCGAGTTTCAGTTTTCTACCCATCAGGTCCACATCTATAAGCTAGCCTCCAGCTTAATCCTGTTAGCCTTGACCAACCAGGAGCTGGTAGAGAGCGACTACTACCAGGTCATCACCCGCCTGAAAGAAACCCTGTTGGAAGACGTTACCAATGCCACAGCCACCTTTCGCCTCTTAGCAGGAAACATTACCTTGCCCGGTCAGCGCTACTGGGGCAGCCAAACTACCACAGCAACAGCGACCCGTCCCCCGGACACGCCAGCATCTGCAGCACCAGCCCCTGTAACCCCGCCACCGGTGACCCCAGCCCCCACAGCCCCTTCACCTGCGGTCTCCATTGGCGATCGCAATGGGAGTTTGCAACCGTCCCCAACCGCCGCCACGCTTGAACCAACCCCTCCCAAAAGCCCGACTAGCATCACCTTGGCCGATATGCTCCTCGCCCTGAATTCCCTCAGCCAGTTTACGACCCAGTTCCTGGGAACACCGGTCATTGTTAACTACTGGAAGTCCACACGACCGGAGGCGGAGTGGCTCAAGGGATTTGAGGTCAGTCGATCGGCCCGGATCGAGTTGTCAAGCAGCATGACCCAAGGACCCACCAGTGCCCTCAGTCCAGAGCAACAGCAATGGATTCGGGCATGGGTAGCCGCATTATCAAGCGCTGTAGCCAGGTGATTCGGGATTTCCCCACGCTGATCGAGAATAAAGCCTTGCAGGAAGACCAGAAAAAACTGTTACTAGGTTAGGGTGTGTTCACTGATGGCCCTGCGGCAAGGTCGCTAGCCCTACCGTTAGACACCGAGTTTGCTAATTCCACGTCAGGAGATTCCGATGGTAAAGATTGTTAAGCTAGAACCGATTGGTCAGGAAACCGAAGTCGAGACCAACGGGAATTTGCTCTCAGTATTGCTCAATGAAGAACTGGATGTCCTGAAGGAGTGTGGCGGACGAGGGATGTGTGCCACCTGCCATGTTTACATTAAGCAGGGCATGGAATATCTAACGCCGATGAACCGGCGGGAACAGCGTACACTGGAGGTAATTACCTCCTGTAAGACCAACTCGCGTCTAGCCTGTCAGGCACGGGTCCTCCAAAACGGCGTCGTGGTCGAACTCCCCCCCGGTATGTATGTGCGATCGCTCCAGGATATCGAGGCCCTCATTGGCCGGCGTGCAGAGCAACCCCTCTTACACCCGATTACCGGTCAAGTCCTAGTCGAAGAGGGCAAGCTGATCACCCGCTCGATGCTCAAACAACTCGAAGACACCAAGTTCCGCGTCTCCGACTACTTCTCGATGACTTCCGAGTATTAAGGCCATTTCAATCTATTAAGCGGGGCCGGCACTGCCCCGCCCCAGGAATGCCCTTGCTTATCCTCGATCACTCAAGACTTTTATAGTTATTTCAGATTAGAAAGAGCTGTCTAAGTCTCTCTCCCGCTTTGGGAGACGGGCTGGGGGTGCGGGCGCTGTTTCAGCCTAAATTGCAATGGCTATAAATTAAAAATTAGTAAATTTATGTAACAATTATTTACAGACAGGTTTTTGGTGCTGAGGCTCAATTCGGAGCTAGCAGCGCGAGCAGTAACCTGTCCATCGTTTTGTGGAGGTATGGACGTGTTAACGCAACTTGATCGCTTAGGGAAGGCGGTGGATGGCCGCTATGCCACTGATGCGGAATTGGCCTTTATAGCGGGCTATGCCCAGTCCTTTCGGCAGCGGGCACAAACCTATCTAATGCTTCAGAAGTTGGAGCCAGTCATTGTACAGCAGGTTTTGCAACGGCTGCAAAAGTGTGATCCTTCCCTGCTGAAGCAGGGCGACAAAGATTTAACGGCTAAGTGGCAACTGGATACAGTGCGGGTGTTGCGCTATTCGGCAACGGCTATGCTACTCAATGATGGTGAGTGGTTGCGGGAGCAATTGCTATTCTGGTTCCAAACAATTATGCGGGCTTTTCGGGCGGAGCGCAGTTGTCAGGCGACCTATGAGGTGATGCAGGCCGTTGTCCAGGAGCACTTAACGCCGGCCCAAGCCGAACTGTTTTGTCCCATTCTGGAATTAAATCGAGTGCTCCTCGGCACTAGCGATCGCACTGAAGTGGGTGCTGCGGCGTAGGGCTGAGTTTAGCAAATGGGTTGACGGCCTGCCTGTACGGCATGGATTTGCTCGCTGCCAGCGGTGGGCCAGCCCCGTTTGTAGTCAGCGGCATCGGGTTGGCCCCATCCCAGTTGCAGGATCAGTTCCAGGAAATCAGGTCCTTGGTAAGGGGTGAGACTGGCCCACTCAGTGCGATCGACGATACCAGCAATCTCCTGCGGCGCGATCGCCTGGAAGTCTTTACCGTTGTTGAGGCTGAGGTAACAATCCATATCTGCTGTCACTTGAGTCCAGAAGTGCAGGATGGACGATCGGGCTAACTTCAGGAGGTTCAAATCGCTGGGCAGCGCAATTAATTGATCATGAATCTGGGGATAGCGCAAGGTATAGCCCTTGAGGGTTAACTCCCGCCAGATGATCCCAGACACCCCCTGTTCTTGTTGATAGGCGTGAATCATGGCCCGAAAGTCGCAGTAGGCGGCAAATTTCTGGACACCATCGGGGCGCACTAGACGATCAATGAGGGGATTACCCGAAACGGCCACCGTCAGGTTTAGACGTTGTCCAGTTAAGCAGGCTTGCCGCTCCCTGTCGAGAATCGTGATTAGCTCCTCAGTGGTATAGACGTGGGTCATCTCGCTGGGATGGGAGACAGTTGAACGTATTGTATCAAATTGCTTTCAGGGGGCTGTTTATAGTTATTTCTAGATAAGAAAGAGATGTCTAAGTCCCTCTCCCGCTCTGGGAGAGGGACTTAGGGTGAGGGCCGCACCAGCGGGGTGCACCCATCCTACCCCGGTAAAACTGTACTTTATGATTAAGGTAAAGGCTGTAGCACTTGGTCCCACGCAAGAAAACGGGAGAAGGACTTTTCCCTCTCCCGCGCAGTTTGTCAACGTTGAGTCAGGAATTTTCAGGTGTAGACGCTGTATCGCTCACGGCAAACAACGTCCCTGTGAACACAAAACTCCTGGCTTTTGATCTCCTCACACCACACATCCACTCCTGTTACCAGGGATTGCCAATCAACGTCATCCCGGCCCAATAGTAGGGGTGGGAGAGGACGCGATCGCTTAAGGTTTGCACACTGGCTTCTGGCAGCACCAGGGTTTGCCCGGAGGCCAAGCCCTGCACTTGGGTACCCGCAATCACCACTTCTCCTTTCGCCATTGCCAGTTGCGCCTTTCGCAAGGCTTCTGCTTTAATCGGGGATTCTCTTAATACGGTGTAGAAATCAGCCATCAGGGCTGCGGTCGCAGCATCGTTAATAAACCAAAGACTGGCTAGCGCTGATTTGACACCTGCCTGGACAGCTAATCCGGCAAACCCTAATTCGGCTTGCTCGTCACCCAGGGCAGTCCGACAGGCACTTAAACCGAGCAGTTCCACGGGTGGATTATTCAACTGTAACTGCCGGATCTGATCGCGGCTGAGGGGAACCCGTCGATCCCAAAATTGAATATAGGAGCGATCGATCGCCCCCCGGCTGATGTCAGCATGGGTGGCCAAATGGACGATACCATAAGGGGTTTGCGAGCGCGTGCGTTGGAGTTGTTCAACGGTAAATTGTTCGTTCAGGTATGATCGCCCGGACCAAAGGCTCACCAATTTATTAATTTCAGCCGGTACCGCTGGGAGGGGGGTCTGTCCCTGAACCGATTCCGATAGCCCCATCGCCAACATTGCGGTCTGGCGGGGATCAACATAGCGCAGATCCGTCAAGCTGACGCTGGGCATGAGACCCACACTGTAGTCCTCGATGAGGAAGCGATCGCCCTGCATGAGGCTGGCATAGGGTAGCGATCGCAGCCGCACGTCTGGGATAAAGACCAGATTGCCAATGCCTTGTTGCTGAAGATCCGCCAGGACCGGTTGAATGAGCCATTGATATAACTGTTGGGCCGGTTGTCGATAGGCTTGGCTAAAGGTTTGATCGGGTGTGGCCACCGCAGCGCGTAACTCATCCGCTACAGTCACGATCTGTTTGCGGGTGGCATTCGCAATCCGCTGGCGAAGGGGCGGACCATCCTTCGTGGTGACGACAATGATTTCCAGCTGATCATTAGGGGAAGCGGGGACAGACAAATCAGGGGCGAGTTGGGTGGGAACAAAGTTGAGATAAATGAGGGCGGGTTTGATGCCTGTCGCCTCTTCCACCTGCTTGAGTGCATCGCGGATTTGAGTGAGGGTTGCCCTGGGTGGGGGGGGGACCTCTGGTGCGCCTAAGTGTTGCTCAAAGGTTTGGGTAAAATCGGCTTCAATCGCATTCACGATCGGATCGATCGGGGCAGGGGGAACGCTGGCCACGATCGGAGGAACAATTTTAGGCACACCCCGTAGGGCTGTCGCGACAGTGACCTGCTCAGAGGGGCTAAGCGCAACGGGAGGGCTGTCGGGGGGCGGTGGTTCAACAGGGGGGGTAGGCGGTTCAATGGGGGGGGTGGGCGGTTCAACAGGGGGGGTAGGCGGTTCAACAGGGGGGGTAGGCGGTTCAACAGGGGGGGTGGGCGGTTCAACAGGGGGGGTGGGCGGTTCAATGGGGGGGGTAGGCGGTTCAATGGGGGGGGTAGGCGGTTCAATGGGGGGGGTAGGCGGTTCAATGGGGGGGGTAGGCGGTTCAACAGGGGGGGTGGGCGGTTCAATGGGGGGGGTAGCCCCAACGTCAACTTGAATCGGCAGAGGGGAGGATTGGGCGAGAAAGGGCGAGAAGGTGTTATTTTGTGGGTCAACGGCGGCGATCGTAAAGGCTGTTACACGACCGCTAGCACTACTGGGCGGTGTGTAGGTCAGGGTGTCTCCAGGGCTGATCCTGATCCCAGTACTGCCTCCAGGGAGGGGGGAGCCGTTCAGGGCAAGGGTACCGGGTTCAAAGTTGGTAATAACGATCGCCACAAAATCCTGATTGGGATCGCTGCTGCTTACCAGCAAATCTTCAAAGGTCAGCGTCAAGGGTTGGCCCGGTTGCGCACCACTAAACAGCGTCCTAGCAGAGAACGAGGGGGCGGCATTGATTGAGGCGATCGTGATATCGCTCGCAGGCGTCACACTGTTATTGCTGGCCGACATAGCAAACACTTGCGTTGGCGACAACGGATCGCTACTCCAAGCAACGATACTGCCCGCTGTTCCATTCAAGGCTGGATCACCCACAATAAAATCCCAATTCTGTGGGCCACCGCCGTGGGTAATGGAGACAGTACCCGAGGGAAAACCCAGGGTACAAATACTTGCGCCTGCACAACTCAAGCTGTCAGGAATAATTCCCGTTACCTGAACGGTTCCCCGCTGGGTTGAAAGGGTGACATTTCCCCCCGAACCATCTAACCCTTGGGTGTTAATACTGTTAACAACAATGTTGCCGTTAGGGGATGATAGGGTCACATTCCCCCCAGTAATGCCACTGGTATCAATAGGGATATCAATATTAATGCTATTCGTCCCTTGCGTTGTAATGGCCAGGTTACCCCCTCTAGTCCTGAAGGCAGAACCCGTTGCAGCGAAATGAGTGCTATTACTGGTAAAATCACCCCCTTCTGTTTGGATAAATGCATTAGGACCTAAATCAACGCGATTATTAGCGCTGATCTGGATTTCGCCGCCCTCTGTTCCTAAAAAAGCAAGCTCTATATTTCCCAAGTCATCAACACCTGGTTGCAAACTAAAGTTTGCGCCTTGGATATTGATATTACCTCCTCGGGTACCGATCGAACCGACAACCTCAACATTCCCTCTAGAGGTTAATTGCACATCTTCCTGTCCGGTACTGAGGGAATTAGCATTAATCGCATTATTTGCGTCAATTTTAATTCGACCATTACCATTGGTTAGACCGATCGCTAGCCTCGCCGTACCTTGCGGTGCTGTAATAGTGATGTTACCTCCCTCCTCGCTAGAATCAATGCCACTGTAGAGAATGCCATCTGCGTAAGCAGCACTAACATCAATACTACCCTGATCAGCAGTTAGGCTAATATCACCACCACCAGTTTGATAATTACTCGTTTGTAATATAGAATCAATCGTAATGCCACTTGAGCGAGTTGTTATAATATCGATTCCACCACCCTTAGTTTCAATTAGAGAATTGCTATTAAAACCAGCACTATTACTGGAAAAGTTACCACCACCAGTTGCAATAGGAGCATTAATATTAATTCTGTTGCCGGCTGACAAATTTAAATTAAAGTCAGCACTGCTGTAGCTCGGATCATCACTAATTGCAGCATTAATCTCAATGTTGTTATTAGCATTTAAAGTTAGAGTCGGCGTCCCTGCGGTTGTGGGAACTACGATCGCATCTTGGACGGTAATATTTCCTTCCCCCCCACTGCCGCCTCCTGTGGTTACCGTCACACTTGTCCCAAGTTCTAAGGTACTGGTGATTTGGGCTATACTCACATTAGCGCTGGCACCAACTGGGTTAAAAATGGGGCCGGACATCTCTGGATCAGTCGGACGATCGGAAATCGTAATATCACTCGGATCAAGTAACCACGTTCCTGGTTTTCCCTGGGGCGCACGGGCATCAATGCGGGCACCGGCTACATCTAGCCCGACTTTCCCCGATGTTTCAATTAGGCCACCATCACCGCCATCGGGGCCGCCCCGCGCCGCCAGCTTGCCGTTAACCTGGGTAGTCTCATCAGACCAGATAATGATCTGCCCCCCTGGCCCCTGGTGTAGCGCATTGGCTTGGATATCGGAATTGGCATCAACGTAGCTAGAGTTGGCATTCGGGAGAGTCCCATTCCCCTGCAAATCGCCACCGATCCGGACTGTGCCCCCCCCCTGGGCACCCGCAGCGTTGATATTGGCTCCGGTTAGGATAACCCGATCGCCCACGACATTGACCGAACCGCCTACGCCCTTACTGGCCACATCGATCGCCCCCACGACGATCGCGGCTCCTGGTTGCGGTGGTACATTCACCCCAGCCCCCGCTAAACGGGTTACGCCATCCGCCCCGACAGTTAAGGAAGTCGCGTTCCCCTGGGTTCCACCTGTCAGGAGTTCGGGTAACTGGAAGGCTGAGGCCAGGGACCCCGTGGGTAGGGTGGCTGCGGTCGTGGGATCGATCGCCGTGAATTCCAAACTTAAGAGTTGTCCCGACTGGCTCAGGCGTACCAGGCGCTCACCGGGAACTGCCGCGATCGTCACCTCACCTCCAGGGGTACTTAACTGTCCTGTACTCATCACGCCCCCCCCCAAGAGCATCAAGCGTTGTCCCGGTGGAACTGCTAAATCCCCTGCGTTGAGAATGGCACTGGGCCGGGGTGTCATAAAGGCAAAGGTGTGGGGCATCCCCACCAGATTGGCGTAGTCCGGCAACCCAACGGCACTCAACCAGGCCCCCTCGCCGAAGCCGATCGCCGTTGCCGTCGTTGCCGTAAAGTCTGCCGGGACATTTAACCGGGCCGTGGGGCCAAAAATAATCCCCGCAGGGTTCAATAAATATAGGTTCGGACTGCCCCCAGTAACTTGAATCAGGCCATTGATAATGGAAACGTCACCGCCAATAATGCGACCTAGGATGTTGCGCAGTTGGGGATTGGCAAAAAAGTCGGCGATTTGACGTTCGCTCAGGTTAAAGCGATCAAAGCTATGAAATAAATTAGTGCCGTCTTTGGAGGTTTGCCCTCCCTGAATTTCCAGGCGATCGCCGTTGGGCGTCACCACGGTTCCCGTCGCATCGCGCGTCGGAACGATTTGGGCTTGTGCAACCAAAACCAGCCCCAGGCTAACCGCGATCGGCAACCCAGCCAGAATGCAGTATCGTTTCACAACCAACCCTCTTCTCAGATCCGTAGGCAACGGGTAACGTTGACTGGCAGGGAATGCCAACCCTTACCCAGACGGCACTATTGTAACGACACAATTCCGGCTTGACTGTTTCCGGGTAGCGTAATCTTTTGCAATGTTTGCCCCATCAATGCCATGATCTCAGTACCTGGTTGACCCCAATGCCCTCACCCCGTCAGTGGCTATGTCTACACTGCCAGCCTCCCAACTCCGCCCAATCCTCCTCGATACTGATCCAGGTGGCGATGATGCCATTGCTCTGTTGTGGTTACTGAGTCTGGTTAAACAAGGACTGGCAGATCTGGTTGCCGTTACCACGGTTGCGGGTAATGTCCCCGCCCAGCAAACCTTCAATAACGCCAGCCAACTCCTCCACCTCACCGGTTTTTCCCATATTCCCGTGGGTCGCGCCAACCGCGATCGTCCTACCCCCGCCCACCAAGCCACCTACATTCACGGTGCCGACGGCTTGGGCAACCTCACCGCCACCTTACCCCCGGCAACCCATCTCTTTACCCAAGCTCCCACTGCCGCTGATCTGATCATTGAACGCTTGACTGCCGCCCCAGGTCGCCTCACGATCGTGGCCATTGGCCCCCTGACGAACCTTGCTGCTGCGGAACAACAATCTCCCGGTATCCTTAAACTGGCCGAGGAGATCGTGATTATGGGAGGCGTCTTCAGCCGCCCTGGCAACATTACGGCTCAGGCTGAATTCAATCTTTGGTTTGATCCAGCAGCGGCCCAAGTCGTCTTCAATAGCCGCACGGATATCGTGATCCTGCCCCTGGATGTTACCCAGCACGTCCGGTTTAAGCCCGAAATGGCCCAGGCGATCGCGGCCACAGCTACCACCCACCCAATCAGCCATTTCCTCCTCAAGTTGGTGGACTTCATGGTCCAAACCGCCCTCACCTACCGGGCAACTGAGGGTATCCCCAGCTTTCTGGTCCACGACGCCACAACGTTGGCCTACCTGTTCTATCCCGAAACCCTAGGGTTCCAGCGGGCCTGGGTACACGTGGAAACCCTAGGGGAGTGGACCAGTGGTGAAACCCTGATCGATCAACGGGCGATCGCTAAACCCCGCCCCAACGCCTGGGTTGCCCTCCGAGTGGATGCGGAGGGGATGCTCATGCATTTAGTCGCCGATCTTAAATTACTCTTAAATTAGCTGTTGGATTAACTAAATTAGCTGTTGGATTACACAGTGAACATCAGCGATCCTTGCCTAGGACAGAGCATCGTTAGACTTCAGTATGTGGACCAAGAAAACGCTCTCCATTGAAATGAATCAAGTGGGAAGGTGCATCCGCAATCCAGACCTCAGTTTCCCAAGCAATTTCAGCGAGGTGGCGAGTCAGGATTGTTCGGTTTGGGAAAGCAGTGATGTAGATTAGGCCAGCAGTTAATTTAGCAAACAACTGCGCAAGTTCGGCATAGCGCTTCCCATCAACCGGTCCGTGGCTCGTGACGGACTCAATTAGCAGTAGCCAGTTTTTTGTAGTGTCATACAGGATGACATCTGGCATCTTGCCATGTGGATTAATCTCAACACCTAATTCAGCTAGCATCGCAGCATCGAAATAGGCCCATTTATCACCTGCGTCTCCAACGTAAATAAGGAGACTACCGGGTGCAAATCGTGGTGCGAAGTCCCCAATGATGGCCCGGATTAGTTCACTGTGTTCGCCAGGACTAAGGGTGATGACTTGCTCTGGTCCAATCTCAACTGGAATCTTGCTCTGGTCCAATCTCAACTGGAATACGGTTCTGTTCTCGTTCTTTGGCATATTGAGCAACGAGCGTTTCACGATTAGCAAGGTAAGCCGTTAATGCGTCATGCCATGCAGTCGTTCCAAAGGTCCGCAGCAGGGCCAGCACGGTAGGTTCGATCTGATAGACCGTCTTAGGGCTGTTGATTGGGCGATCGGGCTTGTCTGGATTGTAAAGTACGATACCTGCATTGCAGAACTGGTGTATACTCTGACGGCGAAAGGTCTCACGGGTGTTCGGCGCATACGCCTTGCCGTAATGTGTCTGCACCCACGTCATGATTGGTGTAATCCCCATCAGGGGATTTTCAGCCGCTTGCCATACCTTACCTGGCGTGAGGTTAAGCAGAGCCAGTAAACACAGGGCAGAACGTTCGTTCTGTTGCGCACGTGGCAGACCCAGGGAAATTAGGATATGACGTGCAGCGTCAATATAGTCATTCTCCTTGTTCATTCAGTTAAGGTGGCCAACTGGGCATCCATCATCGCCTGTGTCAATTCTTGTTGTTGTATGGCCCATTGTCCCCAAGCGATTAACGTATCGTGGCTGGGATATTTCAGTAGCTTGAGG
This DNA window, taken from Trichothermofontia sichuanensis B231, encodes the following:
- a CDS encoding CHAT domain-containing protein, translated to MKRYCILAGLPIAVSLGLVLVAQAQIVPTRDATGTVVTPNGDRLEIQGGQTSKDGTNLFHSFDRFNLSERQIADFFANPQLRNILGRIIGGDVSIINGLIQVTGGSPNLYLLNPAGIIFGPTARLNVPADFTATTATAIGFGEGAWLSAVGLPDYANLVGMPHTFAFMTPRPSAILNAGDLAVPPGQRLMLLGGGVMSTGQLSTPGGEVTIAAVPGERLVRLSQSGQLLSLEFTAIDPTTAATLPTGSLASAFQLPELLTGGTQGNATSLTVGADGVTRLAGAGVNVPPQPGAAIVVGAIDVASKGVGGSVNVVGDRVILTGANINAAGAQGGGTVRIGGDLQGNGTLPNANSSYVDANSDIQANALHQGPGGQIIIWSDETTQVNGKLAARGGPDGGDGGLIETSGKVGLDVAGARIDARAPQGKPGTWLLDPSDITISDRPTDPEMSGPIFNPVGASANVSIAQITSTLELGTSVTVTTGGGSGGEGNITVQDAIVVPTTAGTPTLTLNANNNIEINAAISDDPSYSSADFNLNLSAGNRININAPIATGGGNFSSNSAGFNSNSLIETKGGGIDIITTRSSGITIDSILQTSNYQTGGGDISLTADQGSIDVSAAYADGILYSGIDSSEEGGNITITAPQGTARLAIGLTNGNGRIKIDANNAINANSLSTGQEDVQLTSRGNVEVVGSIGTRGGNINIQGANFSLQPGVDDLGNIELAFLGTEGGEIQISANNRVDLGPNAFIQTEGGDFTSNSTHFAATGSAFRTRGGNLAITTQGTNSINIDIPIDTSGITGGNVTLSSPNGNIVVNSINTQGLDGSGGNVTLSTQRGTVQVTGIIPDSLSCAGASICTLGFPSGTVSITHGGGPQNWDFIVGDPALNGTAGSIVAWSSDPLSPTQVFAMSASNNSVTPASDITIASINAAPSFSARTLFSGAQPGQPLTLTFEDLLVSSSDPNQDFVAIVITNFEPGTLALNGSPLPGGSTGIRISPGDTLTYTPPSSASGRVTAFTIAAVDPQNNTFSPFLAQSSPLPIQVDVGATPPIEPPTPPVEPPTPPIEPPTPPIEPPTPPIEPPTPPIEPPTPPVEPPTPPVEPPTPPVEPPTPPVEPPTPPIEPPTPPVEPPPPDSPPVALSPSEQVTVATALRGVPKIVPPIVASVPPAPIDPIVNAIEADFTQTFEQHLGAPEVPPPPRATLTQIRDALKQVEEATGIKPALIYLNFVPTQLAPDLSVPASPNDQLEIIVVTTKDGPPLRQRIANATRKQIVTVADELRAAVATPDQTFSQAYRQPAQQLYQWLIQPVLADLQQQGIGNLVFIPDVRLRSLPYASLMQGDRFLIEDYSVGLMPSVSLTDLRYVDPRQTAMLAMGLSESVQGQTPLPAVPAEINKLVSLWSGRSYLNEQFTVEQLQRTRSQTPYGIVHLATHADISRGAIDRSYIQFWDRRVPLSRDQIRQLQLNNPPVELLGLSACRTALGDEQAELGFAGLAVQAGVKSALASLWFINDAATAALMADFYTVLRESPIKAEALRKAQLAMAKGEVVIAGTQVQGLASGQTLVLPEASVQTLSDRVLSHPYYWAGMTLIGNPW
- a CDS encoding BsuBI/PstI family type II restriction endonuclease, with the translated sequence MPKNENRTVFQLRLDQSKIPVEIGPEQVITLSPGEHSELIRAIIGDFAPRFAPGSLLIYVGDAGDKWAYFDAAMLAELGVEINPHGKMPDVILYDTTKNWLLLIESVTSHGPVDGKRYAELAQLFAKLTAGLIYITAFPNRTILTRHLAEIAWETEVWIADAPSHLIHFNGERFLGPHTEV
- a CDS encoding nucleoside hydrolase produces the protein MSTLPASQLRPILLDTDPGGDDAIALLWLLSLVKQGLADLVAVTTVAGNVPAQQTFNNASQLLHLTGFSHIPVGRANRDRPTPAHQATYIHGADGLGNLTATLPPATHLFTQAPTAADLIIERLTAAPGRLTIVAIGPLTNLAAAEQQSPGILKLAEEIVIMGGVFSRPGNITAQAEFNLWFDPAAAQVVFNSRTDIVILPLDVTQHVRFKPEMAQAIAATATTHPISHFLLKLVDFMVQTALTYRATEGIPSFLVHDATTLAYLFYPETLGFQRAWVHVETLGEWTSGETLIDQRAIAKPRPNAWVALRVDAEGMLMHLVADLKLLLN